The stretch of DNA AGCGCGATAAAGCGAAACACCTCGCCACAGGCATAAGTCACAACAACCAGAAACGGCCCTTTGACGCGCAGCGCCGGCGCCCCGAGCGGGATGCCCACCAGGGCGGCGGCCACACCGGCGGCCAGAAAGGCCGGCCAATAGGGAACGTGGTAAAGCTGGGTAAGTAGCGCCGATACATAGCCGCCCAGGCCGAAGAACGCGGCATGACCAAGCGAGGTCTGGCCCACATAGCCGGAAACAAAATTAAGGCTGAGCGTAACAATACTGTAAATCAGGCTGACAAAAACGATGTGCTTGAAGTAAGGGCTGAAAATATAGTCCTGAGCGTCAATAAGCGAGTCCAGGAAGGTGATAAGCAAAATCACGGCGCTAAAAACGACAGCGGCGCGGGGACTGTGAACAAACCTTGTAAGCGACTGCCGCCATGCGGGTGCGAGAGCAGTTGTCATGACGCCACCTCCCTATACCTTTTCCTCGAATTTAAAACCCATCAGGCCGGTGGGCTTAATGACCAGCACCAAAATCATGACAATAAAGGCAATGGCGTCGCGATAGCCCGAGGAAATATACACGGACGCGATATTTTCGGCCACACCGAGCATCAGCCCGGCCACCATCGCCCCGGTGATGCTGCCTACCCCGCCGAGCACGGCGACCGCCCAGCCCTTCAGGCCGGCCATGGCGCCCATCATCGGGTCGATTGCGTACAAAACACCGACCAGGACACCGGCGGCGCCGCCTAAGAGGCCGCTTACCCAGAAAGTGATGGTAACCAAATGGTTGACCTCAACCCCCATCAGGCTGACGGTCTCAATGTCCTGCGACGCGGCCAGCATGGCCTTGCCCATCATGGTACGGGTGATGAACCACTGCAGAAAGGCCATTATCACGAGGGTAACCACAAAAATGAACACCTGAAGGCTGTTAACCGTCAGCGAAGCGCCGCCAAACTGCAAGGTCATGACGGAAAAGTCCAGGGTAGGGGGATAGGCCCGGGAATGGGGCTCCCAGATAATGGCCGCCAGATTGCGCAAGAAAGTAGACGCCCCCAGCGCCGTAATAAACAGCGCCAGGCGGGGGCCATTGCGCAGGGGACGGTACGCCAGCCGGTCAATCAGAAAGGCCGTAAAGCCGCTGGCGACCATGGCCAGAATGAGGGCGGCAAAGAGGTTCAGCTTAAAGTGCGTAATGAGCAGAAAGCCCACAAAGGCGCCAATCATGAACACCTCGCCGTGGGTCCAGTTGATAAGACCGATAATGCCGAATACTACCGTCCAGCCGATGGCAATAAGGGAATAAATCCCGCCCAGGGCCAGACCGTTGATGATTTGCTGCAGCAAGAGCATCTTGTCACCCCCAAACTTTTAACCGCGGAGAGCGCAGAGGCGCGATCCCCATTATTGTATAGCAAAAAGCGGGAAGCAGCTATCGACCGCTTCCCGCGCTGCATTTTACTGGTACAGAACAAACTTGCCGTCTTTTACGGTGATATATAAGTACGGGCGGACCCAGTCGCCTTTATCGTTAAAGGTAACCGTGCCGGTAATCCCCTTGTAGCTAGTCTGGGCCATGGCATCCCGGATGTTTTCCCGGGTGATGGCGCCTTTCTCCGCCGCCTTCTTCATTGCCTCGGCCAGGACGTACATCTGGTCGTAACCGAGGGCGGCGAACGTATCGGGCTCCATATTATACTTTTCTTTATACTTCTTCACGAAACTTTGCACGGCCGGATCAGGATTGGAGGCCACGAAGGCGCCCAGGAAAATGGCCCCTTCCGCCGCCTTGCCGGCGATTTCCACGAATTTCGGGCTGTAGAAACCGGTGCCGCCGACGATTGGTATGGTGAGGCCGAGTTCGCGGGCCTGCTTGGTAATCAGGCCGCCGTCAGTATAGGTGCCGGCCACGGCCAGCGCGTCAACCCCCTGGGCCTTGATCCCGGTGAGCAGGGCCGAGTAATCTTTGTCGGTAGCCAGATAGGCCTGGTTGGACACGACCGTTACGCCATGCTGTTTGAGCGTGTCTTCGATCGCCGCCGTCAAACCCTTGCCATAATCGTTATTGGGGTACAAAATGGCGACCTTTTTGGCCCCCAGCTTCTTGGCGATCAAGTCGCCCATCAGGATGCCGACCTGGGCGTCCTGCACGGCCATGCGGAAAAAGTATTTGCTGATGCCGCTCAGTTTGGGCGTGCTGGACGAAACAACCGAGTGCGGCAGTTTGGCTTTATCGGTAATCGGCACCATCGCCAGCGTATTGGAACTCAGGCACGACCCCACGATGGCCATGACGTTTTTCTGGTCGGCGAATTTCTGCGCCCCTGCCGCCGCCTGCTTGGGATCGCCGGCATCGTCGTGGAAGAGGATCTCGATTTGCTGCCCCTTAATGCCACCGGCCTTGTTAATCTCCTCCCGGGCCAGTTCTATGCCGTTCTTATGGCTCACGCCGTAAGTAGCGCTGTCACCCGACAGCGGGTTAACCATGGCAATCACCAGATTGCCTTTGCCGGCCGACGTGCCGGAACTGCCGCCGCACCCGGCCGCCGCCACCAGGAAAATGAGTACCACCACCAAGGATAATAATTTCATATACTTGGACACGTACACCCCTCCTCTTTTTCAATGCCTAACTCCGTCCGGGTCGCTATTATGCCGCCCAAACCCCTCCCTGCTGCGAAAAGTCAATATACCATATGAAATGACCGCTCCAGATATGATCGGACATAAGTAAAGGCCCGGCAAGCTACTCACCGGGCCAAAAGACTGCTGCAGATATTTGCTGGAATATACGCCAGATGAGATAGCGCTCCACCAATTACGCAATTGGTGACAGTCCGGCGCCTGTTCGACGCAGGACCAGCATGACCGGTTCGGCAGCCGGCCATGCTTCGGCGGTCACCCTTTCCCTCCAGTTCAGCGATGCCCTTCTCCCTGGAGCTACTCATGTTGCCCGCACCTCTATCTTTG from Sporolituus thermophilus DSM 23256 encodes:
- a CDS encoding branched-chain amino acid ABC transporter permease, translated to MLLLQQIINGLALGGIYSLIAIGWTVVFGIIGLINWTHGEVFMIGAFVGFLLITHFKLNLFAALILAMVASGFTAFLIDRLAYRPLRNGPRLALFITALGASTFLRNLAAIIWEPHSRAYPPTLDFSVMTLQFGGASLTVNSLQVFIFVVTLVIMAFLQWFITRTMMGKAMLAASQDIETVSLMGVEVNHLVTITFWVSGLLGGAAGVLVGVLYAIDPMMGAMAGLKGWAVAVLGGVGSITGAMVAGLMLGVAENIASVYISSGYRDAIAFIVMILVLVIKPTGLMGFKFEEKV
- a CDS encoding ABC transporter substrate-binding protein, coding for MSKYMKLLSLVVVLIFLVAAAGCGGSSGTSAGKGNLVIAMVNPLSGDSATYGVSHKNGIELAREEINKAGGIKGQQIEILFHDDAGDPKQAAAGAQKFADQKNVMAIVGSCLSSNTLAMVPITDKAKLPHSVVSSSTPKLSGISKYFFRMAVQDAQVGILMGDLIAKKLGAKKVAILYPNNDYGKGLTAAIEDTLKQHGVTVVSNQAYLATDKDYSALLTGIKAQGVDALAVAGTYTDGGLITKQARELGLTIPIVGGTGFYSPKFVEIAGKAAEGAIFLGAFVASNPDPAVQSFVKKYKEKYNMEPDTFAALGYDQMYVLAEAMKKAAEKGAITRENIRDAMAQTSYKGITGTVTFNDKGDWVRPYLYITVKDGKFVLYQ